The following is a genomic window from Antechinus flavipes isolate AdamAnt ecotype Samford, QLD, Australia chromosome 3, AdamAnt_v2, whole genome shotgun sequence.
ttttaaaaagacatgacTTTTAAAATGGTCAAATAggcttaaaaatatttgtggaaaaaaaaaatgtgttcccAGGCTAAGATCCTACATGATGTATTTCAAACCAGAGTGCACTTTCACAGTTCAATTCTAAATCACTGATAATAGGACTTTATAAAAGGCAATTCTGACAACCCTTTAAGAAACCAAGGCACTAAGCAGATAGTATTAGAACTCCAGGAAAGTTAATTACTATGTCAGCTGTGCCAAGGGTTTAGGAGAGCCCCGATGCTCAGAACTGTGATTCTAGGCCAGCTTAATTTTGCTCCTATAATCTAGCCATGCAAATTAGTGCATACCCACAGAGCCAGGGCCTTCCTGGAAATCAGACCAAGGATTAGCAAATCAGAATGACTCCAACCTCACCTCAATGAAGCTTTTCCCAAATAGCCTGCTCACATCCATCAGTGAATCCATtcactcaaatatttattgagcacccacAGGGTGCATGGAGCGTAAGTACCCTGGGGTCAATATTAAGGAAGGACAAGAATCTCTCTTTTCTCAAAAAGCTTAAAATCTAATAGAAGAACCAAGACTGATAAAAGTATAATCTACAGAAATATGTCATTATAATATTACAGAAGTACAGGGAGAAGAAAAGTGGGCCAAGAGCTAGCTGCACAGGCCTACTGAAACTGCTAATTGGGGTGAAGCCACTGAAGGGTGGACTTTGGAATTTCCatgaaaatttaaagtaaaaaaataccatttttaattcattttttttcaatgagcaaaaatccatcttctcttttcttccctcccctctacaaatgagaaagaaaaacaaaatttctgttACAAAAGTATAGtagagcaaaataaatttctgcatttgctgtattaaaaaacaaattatctcattttgcagTCTTGagtctttcatttctcttctgagATGAATATCATGTTTCATCATTGTCTTCTGGAATCAATCATGATTGGTCATAATTCTGACTagagtttttaattctttctaaGTCAATTAGTTTTACAATATTGTCGCTATTATGTagattgttttcctagttctattcTCTTTACATCAAATCATATGtgtcttctcaggtttctctaaaactatTCCCCATCATTATTTGTTACAATTCAATAGAATTCTatgatatttatatactatacatagttcatccattccccaactgatgagtatcccttcagtttccaactCTTTGACATTGTAAAAAGagctgtaaatatttttcatatatcttcAGAGTTTATTTTCCTTAGGACTATTATTCCCTCTCTTATTTACCCTCCTTCTGATTCCCaacttttctccctttcactCCTGTTTTCTTATTAAATGAAATGTACTTCTGCATCCAactctatgtatgtatgttacTTGACCAGTTTAAGTGTAAGGTTCAAGAGTTAGTTACTTCTCCTAccctttccttatttgtatagaCTTCTAATTGTGAGCAATTATATGTGATAGATAatcttcatctttccttcctctttagtGTAtcactctcccttctcttttaattcttcattttaatatCCTCAGAGTATAACAATCTCTTCTAGACGGTCTGTTTAAATAAACTCCTTTTAAGACCCCTAATGATGATAGAGTTATCATATCCCCATATTAGAATTTGAATAGTTTGTACTTTTTGGGAGGAACATTATGATTGTTCTCAcatatttactttattatattccttttttaactCCTGTGTTTAAAATTTGAAGTTTCTATCTATGAAGCTATCATGATCTTTTCAAGAATTAAAAACTCCTGGGATTTTTGGAAGTcctccatttcattaaaaatccatttttctcctGTATGATTATACTGAGTTTTGATGGGTAAGTTAttattggatttaattttttgccttctggaacttattccaagctcttcatttctttctagtTTTGATTGCTAAATCATGTGTGGTCCTGACTGTGACTAATCAgtgcttgaattctttttttctgggttgcttacagtaatttttttctttgaccaagAACCTCTGGATTCTGGTTATAATGttcctgaaatttttcttttgagggtttctttcagatggtgaacagtgaattttttcttatttctactttGCTCTTGATTCAAAGAGATCTGGACAATttccttttaagatttcttgaaatatgacaaataggttcttttttggtcattgcTTTCAGACAGTCCATtggtttttatattctttttccttgatctgtttATCAGGTCAATTAATTAAACAATGAGgtaccttacattttcttctattttttgatttagtattttttttctagttaaaaaTCATTAGCTTTTACTTGGTCCAATCTAATTTTTATGGAGTTTGTTGCTTGGGCATGTTTTGTATCTCTTGGGTCAAtctgttaattctctttccaatttttaccccatagttctcatttcttttctaatttttcctataAGGccttcattatattcatttaaaaaattgttttttagtcttaccttttcttttccataaatTCCAGTACAATTTATAAccaatctctgttttcttttgaaactttATTCAGATATTATGGGagttattgttttcttctgtatttgTGTCTCAAAGgtcacatatgtatatagtagTATTCATTTGTAATGTGAATGtttgtgggggggggagggggtagcTGGGTggcggggtgtgtgtgtggggaggtgTTTCCTCATTCTTCCTGACTACATCCTGACTTTACACTTTATTTTAAGGTCAGGATGTATATACTTCTGGAGGGAATGGCTGGGCTGGCCCTGCTGTATctttggaagaagggagagggaatatTAAATTAAGCACTGTATTATTCCAGAATCTCAAAAATAGTTCATTCAGGAAAACTTTAAGCTTGTAGTTCTCTCAACATGGTCTGAAAAAGGACAGAGCCTGATCAATTGCCTTATTGATCTGAGTTCTATAAGTTTTTGACTTGGGTTCCAGACTGAACAAttgatctttgggtttatctaTTTGGAATTTCAATAGATGTCTGCTGGACTCACCTACTACTAGTCAACTGGAAAATTCTGCTGGCCAAGTGACAAAACCACAGACTTTCCCTTTGGTCTGGGATTCCAGACCGGCTTATTCTCTTCAGGCTTCAGCGTGGTCTGGAGCCTAAAACTGATATCTCTTTCCACTCTTGAGGCTCAAGACACACACTGCATGCTTgcttctgaatttattttctgaTCAGTATATAGCCTAGGGCCTGTAACCATTCCTCATCCTGGAATGCTATCCTTAGGTGTAAGTTTACATCTTGGTCCACTGTGGATTTACAACCTGGGACTACTAAATGAGAGATCTGCTAGTTAGCACATTTTTCTATGCCCTGCACACATTTTGGGGTTCTATGCTGAATCTAGAACCTCATCTTATCCTGATGCACAGCTTTTCCCTGCAATGGAAAATTCACTATACCTTAGGCAAGTCCCCATATTCAATGTCTATAGATCTGTCTGCTTCTCTTTGAAAAACTGAACTAAAAATActcaatgtgattttttttcccttggatttcTTAGTCAGAATTGGGGTTGGTGtattttctagctctttttgGAGGAGGTTGTAGAGTGAGACTCACTGTACCTTTCCCCATTACTCCACTATCTTGGTTCCACCAGATCTTTCTCTGACAACTTCAAGGCAGGTTGAAATGCAGTGCAATCTGTAGGCAAAAGGTAACTAATGTGTCTGGAGTGGGACATAAAATGAGCAAAGATATGACATCAGAAGCACATGATTTTCTCATTTGGTAAATTAAGGATTGTAGtaggaaaagaaagcagaaaggagAAGCTCTTCCTTTCAAAAGGAAAACCTCTTCCTTCAAAAAGAGATTCCTGTGTAATTATGTAAGGGTCTAGAGGAATTAATGAACTCTCAGAGATGCTGGGATTTCTATATCTGAACAGGGACTAGAGCTACTATTTCTTTGTGCTTTTCATAGAGCATAGAATCAGGAGAAACAATTATTTGATTCTTGCCTCTGGAACTTAACTAATTTTGCTTAACCTATCTCCGCCTCaattactcatctgcaaaatgggaacaaaaataCCTAGAGAAACTCACAGTAGTATTGGTCAAGGTCAATAATTACACCAATTATATACTTTAAAGTATATAAATGTCGGTCATTATTGGTATTAGTAGTTCCTCACTATCATTGGTTCCCACACACCCTGCATCCTGCTCCCAACTCCTCTTGCCCAAAGTAAAAAGCAATCAAGGCAGCATCATAACATGAAGAGAGGTAAGAAATGCAGCAGAACATCAGGGTGAGTGTTCTGGTTTTACCTGTGGCCCCAGGAAATAGACTCTCTGGCTTTCTTGCTGTCCTGTAGTACTTGACTAGCATACTGACTTAGAGAGATATTGCAATGCACACCCTATTTTTAAATCCTTGATTTATGCCTTTCAGATGGGTCTTATTCAGCTAAGATGTATTGTGTGTATTCAGCTGAAAGAGAGGAAACATTTTTCTATGACTCCAGCAATTTGTTTGCCTAGATCTCAATTACAAAATTAACAGGGCAGATTTTGTTGTCCTCATTGAACTCTGAAGATTACAATAAAAAGCTCTAATGAAGTGAGACATAAGCAATAAGAACTAAAGACAATAATAACGAcaaatggtttatttatttactggTGTTCATTTAGTAACCTAGCTCCATCATTTAGGTTTCAGAAttggcaaagaaaataatttttaaattactattcAGCTCAAAGCCCTAGGCTCAAGCAAAGGGAGTGTGTGAGTATATAGGGAAAGAAAGGTGTGGAAGATATTGTTCATGGCTGCTTAGTCTTTGataaagaagcctttcctgaaatAACTAAGCATAATTTGCTTGGGGAAAATAGTATTCAGCTGTAGTATTGCTGAATCATATTGCAGGATGGAATAGGAAAGAGTGAGGACTAGGAAATGATTGTTAGAACTGAGATATTTGGAAGACCCTGGAAGATGTGGcagcaaattggcaaaaaaacagaaaattcattTATTACACCTAAGACCAATGTCCTAGCTTTCATAAATCTTCCCTTTTTGAagtcttccctctcttctttgttCGAGAGTAAATCAAACTTATCCACTGCTTTAATGAAGACATGTTAAATAGCTACTGTATACAGAGCACAATATTAGATGCTAAGAACACCCAAAGTTAAGATGGAGATATTGCAAAGATATCTGCAAATCACAAAAGAGATCAAGGGAGGAGACATAAATTTTTGGAGTCACCTACATAAAGTTGGTAGTTAAAGTCATGGGGAGTAAAGGAAGTTGCCAAAGgagaggatagaaagaaagaaagaaagaaaaggtcaaggaCAGACCTTTGAGAGGCACTTATGTCAACAAGTTAGAAACAAAATGAGGGAGCAGATAGAAAGTGTAGTGTTTAGAGCAtcggccctgaaatcaggaggacctgagttcaaatttggcctcagacacttaacacgtattaactgtgtgaccctgggcaagtcacttaatcccaagtacctcagcaaaataaacaaatgaatgaatgagtaaataaataaattattgaataaataaataaatggaaaacaagaTGAAGAACCAATGACAGAAATGGAGAATGCCCCattagaaagataaaaggaaaactaAGAGTATGGGATCTCTGAAgacaaggggaaagaaaatatccagtatgaagaagtaaaaaaaactGCATCagaaacttcagaaaaggtcaaGGATGATTGAATTTGGCAAGAAGAAGGTTATTTACTGATCTTTAAGAATAATTGCAGTAGAAGGGGTGGGGACACTCCTTAGATAATGAAGTAGAAAAAGCATCCAACACTGACAACTTTTTCAAGAATTAAATTCTTGTGCAAGAGAAGGGAAAGTGAACAATTCtatggaacaaaagggaaagaaactaaGGGTGGGAGAAGTTAAGAAAGGTCATATGAATTAGATATTTTTTAAGATTGAGAGATGTGAGCACCTTTGTAAGTATATGGAAAGAAGCCAGTGGAGAGGAAGAGCGTAAAGATTGTGAGTGAGGACGGGAGAGGACTACTGAAAAAAGAACTTGTAGAGGAAATGGGATAGAGAGGACACAGGTAGAGGAATCAACCTTAGTGAATTATGATATGTATTCTTATTGTTAATCAGAGGGAAGTGTGCACAGGGCTGGTGAGTCCAGCCCTTTGAggaattaaaattttagtttatatGGAGgtagttgggattaagtgacttgcccagggtcatacaactagtgcatacctgagactgaatttgaattcaggtctttctgactcaggcatttctttcatcatttcagTTGTTTGGGGTTTTTCCCCCCacctttgtttatatttattgtgtatgtaAGATAATAAGGACAGTCCAGAAATGACAGCATTTTCTGAGACATTTTTGTAGGGAAGAAACAAATCAGGAATCACTTGCCATTGTGTCTCTGCTTTTACTTTACAATCTCTTATCTTCTCTTTTAGATTTTCATCGAAATATGCCAACATCGGCTTCTCTGCTAACAGTCCTAAAAAACATCGTTATAACCTGCCTGACAGTGACAGGCttactgtttgccttagttttattACTGTATATAGTTGCTTCACTATGTATGAAGAGCCGGCCAAGGTGAGGTACCTTTTAGCACTCAGTTTTGAACAGGTCACATTCAGTATTCCAAATACCATGGCTAGAGAAATATATGACTATATCCAATCTTATTCCCAATGCAAAAAGCTTTCTTCAATGATTTTCATTCTGAGCACCTCCAAAGTtttcaaccagctcatcattaaGATCATATCTCTTCTTAAAAGTCAGTTCAGATTGGGTCCAACTGATGTCCTCTGAGAGATGGTCATCTGTGGGAAATTGgtagggaaaaaataagattcaagtcaaagggcctgggttcaaattctagttcttctcatttctacctaagtgattctgggcaagacacttcccatttctgagtctcaatttctttttctgtaaattgGGAGATAGAGGAGTTAAATTAGATAGCCCATGAGGTCCTTTCAGACATAAATCCCATAGTAGCAGTAACAAAAGAAGCCAGTGAGAATAAGAGCCAAAAGAACAACCCAAGCTAAATAGTTCTAGAGAAGGAACCCAGTAAACAGTGGAGGAAGAGACATTTTgccaaagaaaggaagagggaaagagaagaaagagtgtGAACATACTTACTAATCACCAGCAGCCACTAACTAGTATAGAACTTTCTTCTCCTACACAGATATTTgccttatttttccctctttgccCGAGAACACCCATTTCTAAACACTTCTGGGAAtgtgatagaattttttttctacccTGAAGTAGTAAGGGTGACCTTCCCAGGCAGGAAGAGTCATCTATATTATAAAATCAGAAGATTGTTTGTTAAGCTTGTGGGCCTCCAAAGTATTTCCCTGAGCTAGGTGCTATAGTACCTGAAAGTGTACTTTAATTAGAACTTAATTAATCAGAACTCAGATTAATTAGAATTTAATAGattaaattaattagaatttaatttaatttattagaaTTTAATTGTTGCTTTCTATGTGTTCTCTTTTTAAATGCCAACAGAATTGGGAAGAATAAACTATTTCATTATTACTATCTTGATGTGACTAATAATTGGCATTtctgtagcactttaaagttcatgggatcacagatttagagctggaagggatcttagaagccatCAAGAACAAacctttattttgaaaatgagacactcagagattaaataatttgccccaaaacacagtaagtttctgaggaAGGGTCATACCTGATCCTCTCTATTTCAAGGTTAGTGTCTGGTCCACTATAACACCtttcaaggtttacaaaacactttccttacAAATATCCTAGTAGGGAAGTACTGAAAagattatttcctccattttgcagaagagaaaactgaaacgTAGAAAAGTCAAGGTGACTTTTCGTATTCACAGAGTTAAAAAATATCAGAGCTGATATCCATTGGTCTCTTCATTCCAAATCTATCAGTCTTTCCATTATATAATGTTCCTCTAAACATGTGACATAGTTTCATTTTATACTCATTTCAGGAGGATcaggaaacaaaagaatattaaaaaactaggtgtaaaaagtaataataacaactaacatttatatagcacctgttATATACAGGGCATTAAGaaaataagcactttacaaatatctcatttgattctcaaaccttggaaagtaggtgctactattagttccattttacagatgagacaaataGTGGTCAGGTGActggcccaagatcacacagctaatacatatatggggcaggatttgaactcaggtattcctgactttaGCCCTGGTACCCCATCATCTATACCACCTTAAGATCATAAAGTGAAAAGGGAATAAGAAAGATGGGATCACAACAAAGAGATActatctcttttatcattttttcccagaAATGAGGATGCcatgtttttgtatttccttgaAAGAACTCACTCCTTTGGTTTATTCCTTGGGAGAATGATGGTCATGGACACTGCCATCTATCACAAACACATGAGGGAGTGGGGCTGGGAATGAAGAATCATAAAGAATTTCTCTGCTACCACTTTCAAAAAAGTTGAATTCTACATCCTCTCTCCCAATTACAACTAACTTAGGACTACTGTTTTTTACATGAGTTTTACAAGAATCTGTCCCTATCATACAACTCAGACAATTAGGGTGACAAATAGGTGAATATACATattttgctgattgaaaaaaacaggtttcaatttatttgtattttattataggGAGCCTCCAATAAACAACACATACAACATTTATATAactgaggaaatgaagaaaaattctgCCTCCCTTAAGGAAATATTCTCAGAAAAACCAAAAGAAGAGCCACCTAGGATGAGATCAGATTCCCAAAATCTCCATTATAAACAGTCACCAGAAAATATTATCACAGAACCTGAGAGCAAATTAATTCAGAATTCTAACTTCAATAATAGAACTACTTTTTCTGGGGATTTCATGAAGGGACGGATAATGCCATTGAATGGATTCATAGTTCCAAGTTAtgaaaacaaatcaagaagatcCAAAGATTTTGTTTCATCTTCTGAATTAAGTGACTCGGATGCGATCCAGACTATATTCCTAGCTAAACCAAATAATTACCAGTTGCATGATATTCCAGGTTCTCAAGTGAATAtggaatatataaagaaaaagtctTCCATTAATGTTCGTGTGTCTCAGCAAGAACCAGACAACTTGGGTCATTCACAGCATGACCTAAATAATCCAGACGAGAAGTATCAGTATATTGCTTCCTCTGACAATGCTGAAGAAACACAGTCTGATATATACCCATCTTCAAATACTACAGAGAACTCAGAACGGGCAAATAACCCTCAAATAAATAGGTCAACAATACTACAGAATGCTAGCTCTCCTTCCCAGTCAGACTAGGACAGAGCATTACAAGAGTTCAAATTCTCATTTGTCAATGTATTTTAAGCCAGTCCTTTTACCACCTGAAATCATGGTAGAGCCCCCATAGAATCCTGGAagtcatgtttttcttttgtaatctagccccaaaataaaaattatttttgatattggGCACCCACTTTTTTTAATGCTTAAGTTGTCTTTTGATGGGGTAATGACAATTTGCGACATATAAATCAACCCTGCTTTTCTAAGTCTAAGAGCAAAGGTTGCCCCAGGGTATGTTGGTATATTTCACCCATGAGCTAGATTTACATAGTCATGGATTTGAAAAATCTcaataaatcaagaaaatatcaatatttgCTTCAACAGAAACACTAATCTAGTTTCTAGTTacaatctgagaaagaaaagacaagttGAGTGTCTCCTACAACAATGGAATCAGTGCACTGATGACACGTAATGCTATCTTTATACTATTTGTATGGTTGGAGTCCatgaagatatatatgtatatatctgtgtgcaAAGCCTTTAAGCCCAAATGGTAGCAGATACTGAAggtaaatatttatatgtgtatatatatgcacacacatatatgtttatgtatgtgctttacatatatatacatatatgtgtaaacatttagGTTCATGATCTGCTACCATTTGGACTTAAAGGCTTTTTCCTCAAATTCTGTCCCAGGGAGAGTTGTGTTACAAAGAAATTCAAAGTAACATATACATAGAGTTGGAAAGCACTTTAAAGAACATTTACTACACCAACCTCTTAGTTTTATAGATCAGTGAACTAAAGAACAGGATAAGTGACTCATCCAAAATCACACAATGTAAGTGACAGAAGAAGCTTGGGAGTGATTATAAGCTCACTGTAAATCAATAGTGTGACATGGctgcttaaaaatatatttttaaaagctaatgtAATCAGAGGCTGGATTAAAAGAGGTAATAATTCACATATATAGCAATTGGCTCTTGGGTGGGGAGGCagaatttattacatactttaaaattttatttgcattatcaacattttctccatttttaaatctAGCTAATAAAACAAGCCCTGAATTATAGCCTTCACCAGTCTCCAATATATGAGtgctcaggggcagctaggtcttgcagtggatagagcaccagccctgaagtcagaaggatctgagttcaaatttgacctcagatacttaacacttcctagctctgtgatcctaggcaaggcacttaaccccaattgcctcaggagaaaaaaaatgctcagacTGAACATTTAATAAGTCAGTTCAATCTGGCTTCAGCCTACACTTACTAAGCCTTCTCTAATGCCTAATGGTAAAACCaaagaaatacttgttttctGAGAGATAAATTAGTGAAGGAAAAAATGGGCTTTTGGGCACATGGCCAACAAGATGGAgaactagacattttctctgattttcagACCATCTCAAATTTCTCCAAAATAGAAGTTGTGTACCAGACATAAAGCAATTTCAGTAAATTcaagaagatggaaggaatgagaagggaaaagatttaagataaaagcaaatttattaTCAATAGAGCAGGAATTCCAGAGAGGATAGCTTTGAGTAGTTGGGTAGTTTTGGGGTAAGATGTTGAGGAAAGGttcatttagaaata
Proteins encoded in this region:
- the LOC127557830 gene encoding uncharacterized protein LOC127557830, with translation MTGVRANVTRVSFFVLLLHCWGGTEPQMLINDSVSDISKSHTRSMATLGQNEKQFIFKQSLPANEKIAEAIGKARNIEKYPSDSPNNLWINQILNNLENHLGKNEGPQEDDLQDKQKDITELIKNFPESIDLDQTHEKQMSFSENSRVNISIIESILQTLKKNSDFHRNMPTSASLLTVLKNIVITCLTVTGLLFALVLLLYIVASLCMKSRPREPPINNTYNIYITEEMKKNSASLKEIFSEKPKEEPPRMRSDSQNLHYKQSPENIITEPESKLIQNSNFNNRTTFSGDFMKGRIMPLNGFIVPSYENKSRRSKDFVSSSELSDSDAIQTIFLAKPNNYQLHDIPGSQVNMEYIKKKSSINVRVSQQEPDNLGHSQHDLNNPDEKYQYIASSDNAEETQSDIYPSSNTTENSERANNPQINRSTILQNASSPSQSD